The nucleotide sequence CTCCCGTCCACCGTGAGGCCTAGGTTATTCCCTTCTGTAGGGTTAACCATCACAAACTCTTCAATCGATGTGATGGTAGCTGGAGATGACATGATATCTCCATATGCTGTGAAAAACCTGACCACTGAAAGCTTTCATATAGACCTAGGTGGGTTTTATTCCATTTGGGGCACTACCTCTTCTCTTCCAAGATTATGCAGTTTGGAGTCTGGAAAAATGGTGCATGTTCACAACCAAagtggttctggttctggttcaagtTCAAGTGGTAAATTCTACTGCATGAACTACAGTCCTTTCAGTGTGTTGTCATACGATATGGGACGTAATGAATGGTCTAAGATCCAAGCTCCCATGAGGAGGTTTCTGAGGTCTCCAAGCTTGGTGGAGAGTAGAGGGAAGCTGGTGTTGGTAGCGGCTGTGGAGAAGAGTAAGCTGAATGTTCCAAGAAGTTTAAGGATGTGGGCACTGCAGAGCTGTGGGACAACATGGGTGGAGATCGAGCGGATGCCGCAGCAGTTGTATGCGCAGTTTGCGGAGTTGGAAGGGGGGAGGGGGTTTACTTGTGTCGGAAATGGTGAGTTTGTGGTGGTGATGATCACAGGGACTGCGGCGGAGAAGGCGGTGTTGTTTGATTTTGTGAGGAAGAGGTGGGTTTGGGTTCCCCGGTGCCCttatgttggtggtggtggtggtgagttgAATGGTTTTGCTTATGTGCCTAGACTTGCTACTCCTGTGACAGGACTTCTTGATCAGTTAACTAATCTCAATCCGTTTTAGGTTATGTTGTTAAAGTGTAGCTAGTTAGTAGCTAGTTCGTTATCTAAGGTTAGTTAATGTGATATGTATTTTATGATGAATTAAGAAGATGGACTACTTGAAAAGAAGAGAATCTCATACTAGAAGTAATGTTTATCATTTTATGCATTTTTATGATACCACGAATATATGTAACctataaaattaaaatatatgtATTACATGTGGGCTAGTCAAATAAAGGCCCATTCTATACACCCCCTCCTTCCTGATTACACCCCCCCTTGTGAGAGGAGaactgtcggtcccacgcaggccccacctgtaagtatgtgagaggaggagggtgaaaaaagtaaataggggggtgtagaaagtagcaccccAAATAAAAAGGGATAAAGAAGAAAGCAAAAAACAATCAATCTGATTGATTGGAataaatttatttatatataaatcaGAAGATATGATGTATTAGATACTTATTCCCAAAGTATTTATTTTTAGGGGGATAGAAAGAGAATACAAAGTACCTGTATAGCCATCAAATCAAATATTGATATGATATACTTTTATGGATATTCTTTAATGTTTATGATTTAAGGTCAGCTCATACGCACCATCTTAAATACTTGAAGTTATTATTATAAATTGCATTGTAACATATTTTTAAGTAGTGTTTTACCCGCTAGCTATGTCACGTAAGTAACTTATTTGTACGTAAATTATCATTAGTAAACGTTGGACAACTTGCATTTATACAATTATACTAATATGACGGTAAATTTACAGCTAAATAACATAAAAACTAACATATTACGTTTGATACTAACAAGactgattatatataaaatttacaATCAATTTTATAAACGCGCTACGAACTTATGTTAAAGCTaggctttaacatccttgtatcATTAGGAAAGAGACTGACACGATGGTTATTCACCTCGCGAGCCCCATGAGATCTCCAAAGGGGTGGAACCAAGTCCAAGCTCACCCATAAATGTATGGACCCAAACTAAGGATGGATTAACGACGAGGGTCACCCAGTAGGCTCCCCCATTTGGGCTTGTTATGTTGGATTGAATGATTGGGCCCAAGCCCATCACAACTTCTCTGCTATTTGGCCTTTGGGAAAAAGGACCCAGTTAAAGGAATTTACTTTCTCGCCCATGACCAAGGTATCAGGTCACTGTTCTGGCAGAGCGACGTGCGATGTGACCACTCGTCTACCTTAGATGCTCTGAAGGGCGCCGATGATGATTTCGGCTCAAGCCTGTAAAAGATGAGTGGTTTGCTTGTGGAGAAGAACATACATTAATTAGACAAATCTCAAGAGATCCTACAAATGGAACAAGGTTCTGAAAACACCCGGGCATTCTTGTTGCCTGGGAAAGGACCCAACAGTTATTGACTAGAGAGATATCACATCGAGTAAAGAGTTCCTTCAATATAAGTGGGAGAGATGATCATAAGGAGGTAAGTGATCAAAAATACCTCACCCAAGACTGAGAAAAAGCTCTCAAGACACATTGAATTCTCGCATTCAATTCAGAGATCTCAAACATCACATTTCGACCAGTTTATTACTCCCACTTACTATAAACTTTAATCCAAGGCACGAGACTTATTCTCACACAGAAGCTTGGTCATGGACCCCCTCCCCCTCCCGGCTCTCCGTGACGAGGCTAATGATGTTCTTTTTTGTAGGTTAGTTCCGGTAAATGACGAACATCGTTGGATCTCCGGTGATGGACACGTCGTCTGTTATATTCTAGGAATCAACAACCTTAACTGCTACTAAACATTTGTCAGCAATAAGACGGTAACTTTAGCTTATGTTGATGCCGCTTTTGGTATCCGCAAAAAGAATTGCCTTGGGTTTAGTAGTACCCTAAACTTTTCTTTTATTTAGAAAACAATTGTCATGTTGGTTCAAAGGGTTGAAATAACACTCAAGAGTTAATGTGGCTTGTCCTCCCAGCACTTTTTTactagagtaaaatgccaaaatatccatgagtttaggttATTTTTATAACTTCActtcaaaaataaaatttttgtaTCTGAGTCCCTGAGATTTCGTTTTTATTGTCATTTCCATGCAAACGGTAAACTCATTTAAAATGTATCGTCAACTTCCATGGACGATTTGGCAATTCTCAAATCTTAGGGATGATTTTGGCACTTTCCcatttattcttttttttatctctaaataa is from Helianthus annuus cultivar XRQ/B chromosome 9, HanXRQr2.0-SUNRISE, whole genome shotgun sequence and encodes:
- the LOC110878575 gene encoding protein UNUSUAL FLORAL ORGANS, producing MEAFDHTHYVPTFPFSYPFITTTSTTTNSPWMDTRIWSRLPQRLIDRVIAFLPPPAFFRARSVCKRWYSLLFSHTFLQMYLQINPKPYFFIFFKQKTTNPKTTTTNTTSTVFKHGNTPAATVPEEGYIFDPETLSWHRLVFPLIPSGFSPTCSSGGLVCWVSDEAGSKGLLLSNPLFPSLITPLPSTVRPRLFPSVGLTITNSSIDVMVAGDDMISPYAVKNLTTESFHIDLGGFYSIWGTTSSLPRLCSLESGKMVHVHNQSGSGSGSSSSGKFYCMNYSPFSVLSYDMGRNEWSKIQAPMRRFLRSPSLVESRGKLVLVAAVEKSKLNVPRSLRMWALQSCGTTWVEIERMPQQLYAQFAELEGGRGFTCVGNGEFVVVMITGTAAEKAVLFDFVRKRWVWVPRCPYVGGGGGELNGFAYVPRLATPVTGLLDQLTNLNPF